From the Cryptosporangium aurantiacum genome, the window TACCACCGCGGCCGGGGCGAGACCCACCGCGACGTCTGCCTCATCCCGTCGTCGGCGCATGGCACGAACGCTGCCAGCGCGGTCATGGCGGGCCTGCGGGTGGCGGTCGTGGCCTGCGACGACGCGGGCAACGTCGACCTTTCCGACCTGCGGGCCAAGATCGATGCGCACCGGGACGACCTCGCGGCGCTGATGGTCACTTACCCGTCGACGCACGGCGTCTACGAGGAGACGATCACCGAGGTCTGCGCGCTGGTGCACGACGCCGGCGGCCAGGTGTACGTCGACGGTGCGAACCTCAACGCGCTGCTCGGGTTCGCGAAGCCCGGCAAGTTCGGCGCCGACGTGAGCCACCTGAACCTGCACAAGACGTTCTGCATCCCGCACGGCGGTGGCGGGCCGGGCATCGGCCCGGTCGCGGTCCGGTCGCACCTCGCGCCGTACCTCCCGAACCACCCGCTGCGTGCGGACGCCGGGCCCGCGACCGGACCGGGCCCGGTGTCGGCGGCGCCGTGGGGCTCGGCGGGCATCCTGCCGGTGCCGTGGGTCTACCTGCGGCTGATGGGCGCCGAAGGGCTGGTCGCGGCGACCGGTGCGGCGGTGCTCGCGGCGAACTACGTCGCGGCGCGGCTGCGGGACCACTTCCCGGTGCTGTACGCGGGTACCGGCGGCCTGGTCGCGCACGAGTGCATCCTCGACCTCCGTCCGCTGACGAAGAGCACCGGAGTCACCGTGGACGACGTCGCGAAGCGGCTGATCGACTACGGCTTCCACGCGCCGACGATGTCGTTCCCGGTCGCCGGCACGCTGATGGTGGAGCCGACCGAGTCCGAGGACCTGGCCGAGCTCGACCGGTTCTGCGACGCGATGATCGCGATCCGGGCGGAGATCGCCTCGGTCGCGGACGGGACCTGGCCCGCCGACGACAACCCGCTGGTCAACGCGCCGCACACCGCGACGATGGTGACGGGGGAGTGGGAGCACCCGTACGCCCGGGATCTCGGGGCGTACCCGGCGGGCCGGACCGCCGACAAGTACTGGCCGCCGGTGCGCCGCATCGACGGCGCCTTCGGCGACCGAAACCTCGTGTGCTCGTGCCCTGCACCCGAGGCGTTCGCCACCACCTGACGGCGTGCGCGGCTTCCCACGTTCGCGAGGAGCGGACCCGTTCGGGCGGGCTATGACTCGCCCGAACGGGTCCACTCCGACGCGCGACGCCGTTCGGGCATGACGGAGCGCCCGGGCGCGGGGTGCGGCCGGGCGCGGAGGAGAGTGTGGGGCAGCGAGCGCCGGGCCCGACCGGTGGGTCGGGCGGGGCGGCTGCTGGGTGGCGGAGCGGGCCGCCGATGGATCGTCGGGCGAGCCGCGTGGTCAGCTACGCGGCGGCGTGAGCCGGTTCTGGACGGCAGGGGTCGACGCAGCGGCCGTCCGGAAGGAGCTCACCGGTGTCCTCGAACACGATCACGCCGTTGCAGAGCAGGCTCCAACCCTGGACGGGGTGGGCTGCGAGGATCGTCGCGGCGTCCCGGTCAGGGGCATCGTAGGAAGGACACTGCGGCTGATGCGGGCACATCGAAGGGTCTCCGGTCAGGGTGAACTGGTGGATCTCATGGGTTGGTCGAAACTCTGGGTCATGCCGTGGAGCAATCATGCGGGGTCTTCCCGTGGTGGTGCGGGTGGTGCACGTGGTACTCAGGGGCTCATCGTCGAGTCTGTGTCTTCCCTCACATCATCGTCCCTCACCGCAACTCCGAATATCGCCCGGATGGGTTGAGTTGTGGGCAACGAATTGAAAACATCTCCCGTTCTGCCTCGCGGTTGGGGATATCGCGAGCGAAACAGACTGGAATGGCGGATTTCCGACGGGGGAGATCCCGCAGAGTTGATCGAAAGCGCGCTGGCCGAGGCCGACCTGCCCGCTCGCAACCTGTGTGATCTGCGTCATTTCGATGCCCCTAACGATGCCACGCCGGATGGGGTAACGAGGGACCGGGACACCCCATTCCAGCCGGTGGAATCTTTTCCCTGTCCGGACGACCCCGAGCCCGGCCGAACGGTGGGTGCGGCGGTCCTGATCTCGGCTGCGGCGGGCGCCGCGATGGTGGGTGCCCCGCTCGGTCCGGCCACTCCGGCGCCCGAGGTCCCGGACGTCGTCCTGGTATTTCACGAGGCCGTACGGCTCGACGACGACGCCCCGCCGGACGTGCCGCGCCCCGCGGACGGGTGGCAGGTCGGGCCGTGGGTGTCGTCCTGGCGACCGGGGCAGCACCGGGCCGCGGTGGCCGCCGCACGGGAGGCGATCGCCCGCGGCGACGTCTACCAGGTGAACATCGTCGGGCACGCGTCCGCGCCGTACCTCGGTGACCCGGACGCCGCGCTCGCCGCGGTCGCCGGGCTGCCCGGAGCGGCCTGGGCCGGCCGCATCGGCGGTGCCGGATGGGCGGTCGCCAGCGGGTCACCGGAGTGCCTGGTGACGGTCGCCGACGGGCGCGTGGTGACCCGGCCGATCAAGGGCACGGGTCCGCGGACGGAGGCCGGGCGGGCGGCACTGCTGGCGTCGACGAAGGAGCGTGCCGAGCACGTCATGATCGTCGATCTGGCCCGCAACGACCTGGGCCGGATCGCCACCACGGGCTCGGTGACCGTCGAGGAACTGTTCGCCGTGCGGCCGTGGAGCGGGCTGTGGCAGGCCGAGTCGACGGTGACCGCGCAGCTGCGCCCGGGCGTCGGGATCGCGGAGTTGCTGCGGGCGCTGTGTCCCGGCGCGTCGGTGACCGGGGCGCCGAAGCGGGCCGCGATCGACGTGCTGTCGGCGCTGGAGCCGGTGGGGCGAGGGCCGGCGATGGGGGCGCTGGGGTACGTGTCCCGCGCCGCGATCGAGCTGGGGCTCACGATCCGGACGGTGGCGGCCGTGTCCGGCGGCGGTGACGGCGGTGACGCGGGGAACGCGGGCGGAAGGGCCGCGGGCCCCCCGGGCGGCGGTGACGCGGGGAACGCGGGCGGAAGGGCCTCGGGTGCCCCCGGCGGCGGCGACCCGACGGACGCCGGGACGTTGCACCTGTGGGCCGGGGGCGGCATCACCTGGTCCAGCGTTCCGGACGACGAGGTGGCCGAGGCCGCGGCCAAGGCGGCACCGCTCGATGCGGCTCTCCGCGGAGTGGGCCAGGCGCTGGAGCCGGCCTCTGCCGGGCGTCGATATCGATCGTCGTAACGGGTCGGCCGGGGGAGAACCCCGGCCGACCGCGGCGGGGCCGAACCTAGTTCGGCGGCGACTCACCGAGGATCGTGGCGAGCCAGAGACGCTCGAGGTCGTCGGCGTCCTTGGCCTTGTACGACTTGCCGCCGGTGGCGGACGAGATCTCCGACAGCTCCTTCTCGTCGACGCTGTCGCCGAGGCCGAGCGTGATCACCTGGACCGGCCGGTCGGGCTGGGCGGTGTCGCGTAAGCGGTTGAGCAGCTCGCTGCGGCTGATCCCGTTGTCGTCCTGGTTCCGGCCGTCGGTGAGCACGACGACGAGGTTCAGCTGCCGGGGCTGCCAGTTCTTCTGCATGTACTGGTAGGCGGCCAGCACCGTGTCGTAGAGGCCGGTGTTGCCGCCGGGCTGCAGGGCCAGCACCTTCTCGATGCCGAGCTCGCGGAACGGCCGCCCGGTGGCCTTGTCGGTCGATCCGGCGCGGGTCAGCGGCATCACCTGACGCCAGTCCTGGCTGCCCACGAGGTTCGTGGAGAACTGCCAGAGCCCGACCCGCGAGTCGTCGTCGAACAGCGAGATCGCCTTGATCGCGGCCTCCTGGACGACTTGCATCCGGGTCTTGTCGCCGAGCTTCTCGACCATCGACCCGGACGTGTCGACAACCGCGAGGAACGTCGTGGTGCGCTCCAGCGCGGTCCAGTAGACGACCGTGCGATCGACGGTCGCCGCCGACCCGACCTCACGGGCGACCGCCCCGATCTGGTCGGAGAAGCCGAGCTCGCCGAGCGTGTTCGCGGCGTAGCGCGTGGACCGGTCAGGGGTGCGGAAGCCCGCGTCGCCGTAGGCCTGCTGGGCCTCGCCGGTCTGCAGGTACTCCAGGAAGCCGTTCGCGACCTTCTGGCGGAACGAGTCGACCCAGCTGGCGTTCAGCGGGAGGTACGGGTAGTCCGCGAAGACCGTGCCCTCGCCGGGGTAGACCGGGACCAGCTTCACGCGCGGGGTCGACGCGTTGTAGGTCGCGATGTCGTGCTCCAGCGACGGGAACGCGCTGATCGTCCGGATCGCGGCGTCCTCGTTCGCGGTGTTCTTCAGCTTCGTGTACCAGCCGGAGCTGTCCGGCTGGCGGTCGGTCACCGAGCGGCTGAACACCAGCAGCGCCTTCGCCTCGTCGAGCGAGATCTTGTTGTCGCCGTTGCGGTCGGAGATCGGCACCAGGCTGAGCAGACCGGCCGTCGAGGTGGTCGGCTCGCTCATGCCGAGCTTGATGTCGCCCCACTCGGGGTGGCCGAAGTTCTTCCAGGTCTGGTTGCGGAAGTGCAGGCCGACGAAGTCCGACCAGGAGATCTGCTTGCTGGGCCAGCCGAGCGCCTCGGCCATCGGCCGCGGCACGGCCATGACGACCGGCGAGGTGGCGACGCTGGCGCGGTCACCGGAGACGAGCGGCGCGGCGTTCTCCCGGCGAGCGGCGGAGAGGATCCAGCTGCTCGAGTCGGGCATCCAGACGTCCGGGCGGGTGACCTCGTCGTCGGTCTTCTCCCAGTCCGGGCTCAGCGCGGCGGCGACGTCCCGGGACGCTTCGCCGGTGACCTGGATCCGCGCGCACCGGCCGTCGACCGACGGCTTGCCGTCCTCCCAGGAGCTCGCCAGCTTGCTGACGACGTCCACCTGGTCGGGCGAGGTCACGACGCTGAGCGTGGTCGGGGTGCCGTCGCAGCCGGCGCGGGCCGCGACCACGTAGCCCGCGGTCACGCCGCTGAAGACCAGTACCGCGACGACGGCCGCCACCATCCACGGCGCCACCGGGCCGGTGCGACGGCGAGGGGCCTGCGCGGCGGCCTCGGCCTCGAGTTCCTTCCGGCGCGATGCCTGGAGGCGTCGGTGCCGCCCGGTTGCCATTCTGCTGCCCTCCGATTCGCCCGGCCGTGGAGCGGGGCGGCCGGGCCTGCCTACCCGCGGCGGAGTCTACGCATCGGTAGCTTTACTGGCAGTGCTGACGCAGAGAACACTGCGAAGACTTCGGAACGCAATTCACAGGTAACGCTCTGTATTATTTTCGGCTGATGATTTCGTGCGTGGGTCACGCGGAGGTCACGGTTTTCGGGATCAGCGGGGGGAATGGCGCGATAGCGGACGCAGTTAATGCGAATTTCCGCCACTCGCGGTTATCCACGGTTAATCTTCCGGCGTGATCGAGGAACGGGGTGGTGCGATGCGTGCTGCCCGGGTAGCACGGGCCGTTGTCGCTCTGAGCCTCGGGGTGGCCGCGCTGGTGGGGTGTGCCAATTCCGATTCTTCGTCCGGTTCGGTGATCGAGCCGTCGTCTGCCCCGTCGAGCGCGAAGCTGACGCCGCCCGCCCCCGACGCCGAGGCTGCCGCCCACGACAAGGCGGGCGCGGCGGCGTTCACCGAGTACTGGTTCGCCGTGCTCAGCTACGGCATCCAGACCGGTGAGGTCGAGCTGCTGCGCAAGGTGTCCGACCCCGCGTGCACGGCGTGCACCGGAGCGATCGGCGTCATCCAGGAGAACTACAACGACGGTGGTTCGCTGCAGGGCGGCGTCTACACCGTGCGCGAGGCGAACACGATCGAGGACTTCGCCGGCGAGGTGATGACGGTCGCGGTCGCCTACGACCGGAGCCCGCGGTACGGCACCAGCCCGCTGGGGGTGCCCCGCGGCCGGCTCGACGGCAAGAGCTTCGCCGACTGCGACGTCCGGGTGCTGTGGACGTCGAGCGGATGGAAGGTCCGCGGGATCAACGCGTCCGAGCAGCTGATCTGACGCCGGGGCTCACGCGGTCGCCTCGCTCGCGTAGCCGAACGTGATCTCGACCCGGCGGTTGCGGGCACGCCCCTCCTCGGTCGTGTTGCCGGCGACCGGCCGGTCCTCCCCGACGCTGTGCACGTCCGGCCGCGCGGTCGTGTTCGCGGTGAGGTACTCGCAGACCCGGCGGGCCCGGTCCAGAGCGATCTGCCGGTTCGCGTCCGCTTCGCCGACGTCGTCGGTGCCGCCGGTGCAGGTCACGGTCTTCACGTCGGTCATCCGGGAGCGCAGCGCGTTCAGGTACGGCAGCTCGGACTCCGGGACGTCCAGCCCGCCGGTCGGGTAGCGGACCGGGCGGGGAGCGGTGACGGTCAGCGCGGTGAGCTGGGTGCTGCCGGTGGCCTCGACCGCCTCGCTCGTATCCGGTACCCACATCCGGGCCACGATGTCCGCGGTGATCCCTCCCGGACGCCCGGCGAGCCGGCGTCCGGACCGGGTGAGCGTCACGTCGACGACCCGGGTGCCGACCGCCGGGGTCGCCGCCTCCACGGTGCCGGTGCCGAGCTCGAGGTACTCGTTGCCGACGACCGCGCTCAGCGTCACCGTGCAGCGGGAGACCGCGATCGGGCCCGCCGTGCAGCCGACCTGGGCGGTGGTGCCCGCGGCGTCGGTCAGCGTGCGCTTCGCGGCCCGCACCATCGGCAACGGCCGGGCGGTGACCATCGGGGCGTACGTGCCGCGGACGCGTTGCGACGCTGCGTCGGTGAGCTGGTAGTGCACCGGGCGCACCGCTCCCCAGAACATCGTGTCCGGGCGGAACGTGATCCGGCCGCTCGCCGGGTCGAGCGAGTACTTGCCCTGGTTCTTGCTGCTGACCTGGGTGACCGGCTCCTCGTTCTCGTCCAGCAGCGTCACCCAGCCGCCGTCGGGAACCGGCAGCAGAACCGACTGGGTGCCGGGGGCGCTGCTGGTCAGCGTGGTGGGCGGGGTCGTGACCCGGAGCTCAGGGCGGTGGGCTGCGCCCGCGGCGTCGACGCCGGACGCGGCGATCGTGTGGTCGCCTTCCGCGAGGTCGCTCGGCAGCGTGACCGGGAGGCTGATCAGGCCCGCCGCGTCGGCGAGCGCGCTGCCGAGCTGGGTCGCGGCCGGGGTCTGCGGGTCGAGCAGGGCCTCGACCGGGCTCGCCGCGCGGAACCCCGTGCCGAGCAGCGTGAGTTGCTGGCCCGGGACGGCGAGCGAGATCCGGCCGAGCGTGGTGTCGAGCCCGGCCTCGGCCGCTGCGGCGGGGGCGGCCGGCACCAGGGTGGCTGCCGCCGCCAGCAGAAGCGTTAGCGCTCGTCTTGTGTGTGCTCCGGACACGTCACGCCCCCTCGGCAGAAAGCTCCCCGAACGGGCAGAACGTAACGTATGTGTGCACAGTGGCGAGGTATCGCCGGTGTGCTCGGCGGGTACGGGCCGGTTCTGGCGTCCCGATTCCGGCGCGGAAATGTTCCAGAGCGGAAACTCTTCGGATGCCCTGCGGAAACGCCGCATCGGCAGGGTAGGTCCTGGCAGCGCACAACCGGCTGTCGCCGGTGCGGCGGCGGCAGCCGGGGCGCGCCGAACGGGAGGATCTCGTCGCCACGGGGCGCCGGCGACGGGATCCTCCCGAGCAGTTTCCGGGGCCCAGCAGCGGCGGATCTACTCCTGCTCCTCCGGGCGGAGGCGGCCCGGCACCCGGGGAAGTGGCTCGTACCCGGGTTCGCCCGCCAGGTTCACGTTGCAATCCTGCACCGCCCGCTCGTGCGAGCGCCGGATCCCGTTCGGCCGCAACGGCATCCCCGGCGGACGCCGGACACCGGATCCGTCGTGGTTACCGCGGATCGACACCCACAGCGCCTTCGACCGCGGTGCCATCGTCACCAGCGCCGGACGCACCTCCAGCCAGTCGCGCAGCGCCGCGAGCGTCGTCCGGGTCAGCGCTGCGGTGCACGGCTCCGGCGACGGCCCCGACCGGGGCGCGGCCGGACGCCAGGTCAGCGTCCCGGCGGCGAGATCGACGTCGCTGAGCGTCAACGCCGCCATCTCCCCGGTGCGCAGCCCCAACTCCCTGGTCACCGCAGCCATCGCGGCCGCCCGCACCGCACCGGCCGAACGAGTGCGGTCGGCGCGGGTCGCCAGGTGCCCCAGCGCCATCCCGGCCGGGACCGGATCCACCCTGGTCAGCGGCGCGGGTCGGGGAACCTCGTCCGGCACCGGGTCTTCCAGCCCCGCCTGCCGCGCGAGGATCCGCAGGCAACTGCGGCGGACGCTGCGCGTGGCGTCACCGGACGGACGCCCCGCCTCGCCCCGGCGCCGCAGCGTCCCGGCGTCGGCGGCGGCGAGGAACGGACCGATCAGCGCCGGATCCAGCCAGTCCCGCAGCGTCCGCGGGCGGCGCACCGGCGGCTCCGCGTCCGCGTACTGCGCCACGAACAGCGACAACTCGCCCGCGACCCAGCGCAACTGCCGCAGCCGAGCCGGGCTACGCCCGACCCCGGCGGCGGCGACCAGGGCGTCCAGTGACTCCGACATGGACAAAAAATAACAAGCCCAAACGTCGGACGCCGGGCGACACGCCGTCATGCCGGAGGCCGCCCAGAAAGATGTCCACCTCCCGACGTAACAGCCGCGCGGAATACGTCGATCAGTGGCCAGATTTCTCGCGAAGCCGGGTGCGGCGGAGGCGCCCCAGCGCCACCACGCCGATCCCTACCCAGAGCAGGTTCAGCACCGCCGACGGCCACGCCTGGTGCACGACGCCGTTGAGCGCCAACCCGGCCGAGCCGGCCAGGTTGAGCACCTGGTAGCGGCCGCTGTGCGGGATCCGACCGAGTGAGAGCAGCGCATAGCCGGCCAGTAACGCGGCGGCCCCCGCCCAGCCGACGATCTCCGCGCCGAGCGTGCTCACACCACGACGTAGGCGCGGACCGGGAACGTTCCGAAGTCGCGGACCGGCGGCGGTGCGGCGTGCAGCCGTCCGCCCGTGTCCGGCACCGCGGCGAGGTTCGTGAGGTGTTCCAGCACCGGGATCTCGGCGGCCAGCAGGATCGAGTGCGCGGGCCGGTACCCCTCCGGCGTCACCTGGTCGATGTTGACGCTGTCGATGCCGACCAGCGCCACCCCGGCCTCGGCGAGGTAGGTCGCGCCGTCCTCGGACAGGTACGGGGCGTCGTCCACGTACGCGGGGGTGCCCCAGTGCCGGTCGCCGCCGGTGTGCAGCAGCACGGCGTGGCCGCGCGGATCGGGGGCGTCGGCGAGTGCCGCGGCGAGCACGACGGCGTCCACCGCGCGGGCGGAGCAGCGGACCACCAGCGTCGGCAGGTCGGCGACGGACGTGAGCGGCAGCCCGGCGAGGTCGGTGCCGCCCTCGTACCGGTGGAACGGCGAGTCGAGGTACGTGCCGGTGTTCCCGACCATCGTGATCCGGTCGATCGCGAACTCGACGCCGGGCGCGTAAACCTCGCGGGACGCTTCGCGGGTCAGGTGCGGGGTGATCTCCGGGCCGGGCAGGCCGGGGTAGGTGGTCATCCCGGCGGTGATCACGTGGCTCAAGTCGATCAAGGTCATGGCGTCATCGTGCCCTGCCTGCGCAGTTAAGTGGTAGCGACGATCTCTGCATCCGACATGTAGCGTGACTGAATGCACCTCGATCCGCGGCGCCTCGCGGCCCTTCGGGCGGTCGCCGACGCGGGTGGCGTCCTCGCCGCGGCGAAGGTGTTGCACCTGACGCCGTCGGCGGTCTCCCAGCACCTCGCGCGGCTCGAGGCGGAGACCGGGGTGACGCTGCTGGACCGGTCCCGGGCCGACGGGCGCCGTGCGGTGGGGCTGACCCCGGCGGGCCGGCTGCTGGCCGAGCACGCGGGCCGGGTCGCGGTGGTGCTGGCCGAGGCCGAGCGTGATCTCGCGGAGCTGACCGGGCAGGTGACCGGCCGGGTGGTGGTCGCGGCGTTCCCGACCGCGATGGAGCACCTGGTGGGCCCGGCGGCGGCCGCCGTGCACGCCGGGTCACCGCACGTCCGGGTGTCGGTCCGTGAGTTCGACCCGGAGCCCGCGCTGGCCGCGTTGCGGGCGGGCGGCGTCGACCTGGTGATCACCGAGACCTATCCGGACGCCCGCCCGCCGGGCCTCGGTGGCACGTGGCTGCTGGACGACGGGTTCCGCGTCGTGACGCCGCCGGACTGGGGTTCCGGAGTGGAGGGTGCGCTGACGCGGCCGTGGGTGAGCGGATCGCCGGGTTCGGCGGCGCGGGTGGCGCTGGACCGGCTCGCCGCGCGGTACGACGTCGTGCTGCGGCGAGAGCACGAGTGCCTGGAGTTCCCGGCCGCGCTGGCGCTGGTGTCGGCGGGGCTCGCGGCGGCGGTGGTGCCCGGTCTGGCGGTGCCGGCGGAGCTCCCGGCCGGGGTGCGGGTGCTGGAGGCTTCGGCGCTGGGGGCGCGGCGGATCGGCGTCCTGCACCGTGCGGGACGTCACGAGCCGAACCCGGCCGCCCGCCAGGTCCTCGACGCGATCACGGCCCGTGCGGCCCGGGTGACGGCGGGCTCGGGTCAGAGGGCCCGGTAGTACCGCATCTGCGGAAAGCCGATAAACCCCGCCCGTTCGTAGACCCGCCGGGCCGGCGCGTGGCCGGGATCGCCGCCGGTCGCGATGATCGCGAGCGGCACACCCGCCTCCCGCAGGCGCTCGACCCCGAACTCCACCAGCGCGGCGCCGATGCCCCGCCGCTGCTGGGCCGGGTCCACCGCGACCATCTCGAGCTCCCCGGCGTTCGGCTCGCTCGGGCCGGGACCGTGGAACACCAGCGTGACGAACCCGACCGGCGCCCCGTCGAGGTCGGCCACCCAGGCGTGCGGCGATCGGCACGCCTCGGCGACGGCCTCGGCCTGGGCGCTGCGCCAGTCGGGCCAGGTGCGCGCGAAGACGGTGGGTCCGAGCACGCTCCGGAACGAGGCGAAGACCGGTTCCCAGGCCCGGAGCGAGAACTCGACCACCGCGTCGATGTCGTGGTCCGCCAGCGGCCTGATGCGCACGTCCGTCATCGGGGGATCGTGTCCGAGCACGGGGCGGCCGTCAACGAACCACAGTAGACGTCAAAAGTCGAACGGGTAACGCGTGGCCGCACCGGGTAGCCCTCCGGTGTCGCATCACGACCGAAGGAGACTGCGATGGCCAAGAACGCCACCGACAAGAAGAAAGGCCGCAGCGCGGTCACCGGTGAGTACGTCGACAAGAAGACCGTGAAGAAGGCGCCGCGGACGACGGTTGCCGAGAAGGCGTCGACGAAGAAGGGCAACGGTCAGAAGCGCAGCGCGATCACCGGCCGGTTCGTCAAGGACTCGACCGCCAAGCGGCACCCGGAGACCACCGTCGCCGAGAAGGCGAAGGGCAAGAAGAAGAAGTAATCCCGTTATGCCGGGAATGCCCGTCGGGGACGTGTCGCTCCTGCCGGAGTCGTATGCTCGCAGCTACTCTGACCGAATTGCGGGCATCCGGCGAACGAGAGCCGGGAGCGGCCGTCTCGCCCCGACCGGAAGGCGCGCATGGCAACGGACCCCGTCCGCGGTGAGTGCGACGTGCCGGGGTGCACCGCCGCCGACGGGTTCGCGCCCGCGCTGTTCGACAGCTTGCAGGTAGGCGTCGCCGCGTTCGGCGAGGACGGCCGGCTCGTCCTCGCGAACCGGGCGCTGCGCGCGCTCTACCAGCTGCCGGCCGACGACGCGGGCCCCACCGACCTCGCGGTCGTGGGCCGGCTGGTGCGGGACAGCCTGGCCCGGCCGGACGGCACCGTGCTGACCGCTGCCGAGCATCCGGTGGAGCGGGCGCTGCGCGGTGAGACCGTGGAGGGCGCCGAGGTCCGGATCACGGTGCCCGAGGGGCCACCGCGCCACGCCGAGGTGAACGCCCGTCCGATCCGGGACGCCGACGACCGGTGCTTCGGCGCGGTCACGGCGTTCCGGGACACCACCGGCCGGCAGCGCGCCGACCGGTTCCGCACCTGCGAACTGCTGGTTGCCCGCGCGCTGGCCGAGGCGACCACTGTCGCGGAGGTGGGGCAGTCGCTCGCGCGCGCGGTGGCCGGCGCACTCGGCTGGCCGCACGCCCAGCTCTGGCTCGTCGACGAGGTCGCCGATGTGCTCCGGCTGGTCGGTCACTGGGACGCGCCGGGCCGGACGCTGGAGACCGTGACCCCGCTGACGATCAGCCGCGGCTGGGGTGTGGGCGGCACCGTCTGGGCGACCGGCGAGCCACTGTGGATCCCCGACATCCTCTCCGACGATCAGGTGCCGACCAGCGACTTCGCGAAGCGGGCGCGGGTCGGCGCCACGCTCGGCGTCCGCGCGGTGGTGGCGGTGCCGGTGCGCGACGGACGGTCCGTGCTCGGCGTCCTGACCTGCGTCGCCGACCACCGGGAGTACGACGGTGAGCGGCTGGTGCAGGACCTCGGCAGCATCGCCAACCAGGTCGGGCACTTCCTGGCCCGCCGCCGCGCCGACGATCTGGCCCTCGAACTCAGCCGCGTCCGCCACGACGTCCGCGCGCTGGTGGGGCAGCAACTGCGGGCGCCGCTCGCGTCTATCGTCCGCAATAGCGAAGCGCTGGCCGCCGAGGACGGTTTCCGGACCGCGCACGCCGCAGTGCTACGGGCCCTCGGCCGCGACGCGGCCGCCGTCCGTGCGCTCACCGAGGACCTGCTCGACGTCGCCGCGCTCGAGGACGGCCCCGGCGGGCTGGACCTCGACGGGATCGACCTGGTCGAGGTCGTCTCCGGCGCGGTGGGCGCGCTCCGCACCCAGGCGCGGGCCTCCGGCACGGTGCTGCACGTCGGCCTACCGGAGCACCTGCCCGTGCGTGGGGACGCCAGGCGGCTGCGGTCGCTCGTCGACGC encodes:
- a CDS encoding GNAT family N-acetyltransferase, which encodes MTDVRIRPLADHDIDAVVEFSLRAWEPVFASFRSVLGPTVFARTWPDWRSAQAEAVAEACRSPHAWVADLDGAPVGFVTLVFHGPGPSEPNAGELEMVAVDPAQQRRGIGAALVEFGVERLREAGVPLAIIATGGDPGHAPARRVYERAGFIGFPQMRYYRAL
- a CDS encoding PAS domain-containing sensor histidine kinase, with product MATDPVRGECDVPGCTAADGFAPALFDSLQVGVAAFGEDGRLVLANRALRALYQLPADDAGPTDLAVVGRLVRDSLARPDGTVLTAAEHPVERALRGETVEGAEVRITVPEGPPRHAEVNARPIRDADDRCFGAVTAFRDTTGRQRADRFRTCELLVARALAEATTVAEVGQSLARAVAGALGWPHAQLWLVDEVADVLRLVGHWDAPGRTLETVTPLTISRGWGVGGTVWATGEPLWIPDILSDDQVPTSDFAKRARVGATLGVRAVVAVPVRDGRSVLGVLTCVADHREYDGERLVQDLGSIANQVGHFLARRRADDLALELSRVRHDVRALVGQQLRAPLASIVRNSEALAAEDGFRTAHAAVLRALGRDAAAVRALTEDLLDVAALEDGPGGLDLDGIDLVEVVSGAVGALRTQARASGTVLHVGLPEHLPVRGDARRLRSLVDAVIGDAVARSLGGEVYVRLRDEPGVAELTVIDPDVRPWTHHRTPEAPLGLSRSRAIVRAHGGSLAVAHGHHPGTTVTVRLPIGGPPG